In the Candidatus Woesearchaeota archaeon genome, one interval contains:
- a CDS encoding 30S ribosomal protein S17, whose protein sequence is MKSTNIGFGIPIPKETCEDKSCPFHGQIKIRGKSFTGVVVSDKRQKTVTVMWEGRKFIPKYERYKKTRTKIQAHNPLCINAEEGDMVKIYETRRISKTVSFVVVQKFDKDREYFLEKEAKEETVEREEAQHHKHKSTHTEKSKATEKKVVVDEKKVEENEVAVEESEKVSTEEKIEDLKEP, encoded by the coding sequence ATGAAAAGTACAAACATCGGTTTTGGAATACCTATACCAAAGGAAACATGTGAGGATAAATCTTGTCCATTCCACGGACAAATTAAGATTAGAGGTAAATCCTTTACTGGAGTGGTAGTTTCAGATAAACGACAAAAAACAGTAACTGTAATGTGGGAAGGAAGAAAATTCATTCCTAAGTATGAAAGATACAAAAAAACAAGAACTAAAATTCAAGCACATAATCCTCTCTGTATTAATGCAGAAGAAGGAGATATGGTTAAAATTTATGAAACAAGAAGAATTAGTAAAACTGTAAGTTTTGTAGTTGTTCAAAAGTTTGATAAAGATCGAGAATACTTTTTAGAAAAAGAAGCAAAAGAAGAAACTGTAGAACGAGAAGAAGCACAACATCACAAACATAAATCAACTCATACTGAAAAATCTAAAGCTACAGAGAAAAAAGTTGTAGTTGATGAAAAAAAAGTTGAAGAAAATGAAGTTGCTGTCGAAGAATCTGAAAAAGTTTCTACCGAAGAAAAGATCGAAGATTTAAAAGAACCGTAA
- a CDS encoding 50S ribosomal protein L5, translating into MADKTQNPMREIRIEKVTLNIGAGKDQNKLSKGIKLLTSLTNKQPIKTKTSKRIPGWGLRPGLPIGCKVTVRNEDAQILLKRLLTAVDLLLKESQFDENGNISFGVKECIDIPELKYDPEIGIMGLQVCITLERRGFRVKKRRTRPGVLRQNHKISKLNSIEYMKSQFQVKLPEDE; encoded by the coding sequence ATGGCAGACAAAACACAAAATCCAATGAGAGAAATCCGAATTGAGAAGGTTACCTTAAATATAGGTGCTGGCAAGGATCAGAATAAATTAAGTAAGGGTATTAAACTATTAACTTCATTAACTAATAAACAACCAATTAAAACAAAAACATCCAAAAGAATTCCTGGATGGGGACTTAGACCTGGACTTCCAATTGGTTGTAAAGTAACTGTAAGAAATGAGGATGCTCAAATATTGTTAAAGAGACTTCTTACAGCAGTAGATTTATTATTAAAAGAAAGTCAATTTGATGAGAATGGAAATATATCTTTTGGAGTTAAGGAGTGTATTGATATTCCTGAATTAAAATATGATCCTGAAATTGGAATTATGGGACTTCAAGTTTGCATAACTCTTGAAAGACGTGGATTTAGAGTTAAGAAAAGAAGAACAAGACCTGGAGTCTTACGTCAGAATCATAAAATTTCAAAATTAAATTCAATTGAATATATGAAATCACAATTCCAAGTTAAACTTCCAGAGGATGAATAA
- a CDS encoding ribonuclease P protein subunit: MKGEIIGSNVLVINSQNRGQIGIQGKLVDETKNTIKIKTPDGVKTLIKTQIIIKIQKTSEIIHMNELAIKPEERIKKL, translated from the coding sequence ATGAAAGGCGAAATCATAGGTTCAAATGTTTTGGTAATAAACTCCCAAAACCGCGGCCAAATAGGCATACAAGGAAAACTTGTTGATGAAACAAAAAACACAATCAAAATCAAAACACCCGACGGTGTTAAAACATTAATCAAAACACAAATCATAATCAAAATTCAAAAAACAAGCGAAATAATTCATATGAATGAACTCGCAATTAAACCCGAAGAAAGAATAAAAAAACTATAA
- a CDS encoding 30S ribosomal protein S14, translating into MLSQLSVKPAKYKKFIKHNKPKERSCGVATKECRRCGRNRGHIDKYGLDLCRQCFREIATKIGFKKYS; encoded by the coding sequence ATGTTATCACAACTTTCAGTTAAACCTGCAAAGTATAAAAAATTCATAAAACACAACAAACCAAAAGAAAGAAGTTGTGGGGTTGCTACAAAAGAATGTCGACGATGTGGAAGAAATAGAGGTCATATTGATAAATATGGTTTAGATCTTTGCCGACAATGTTTTAGAGAAATTGCAACTAAAATCGGATTTAAAAAATACAGTTAA
- the rplV gene encoding 50S ribosomal protein L22: MAKYKYAFQGYNEELMARAVGRDISASHKVSIEICNFLRHKNLQKAKQILARVIEKKQAVPYKRFTNGPGHKPGKMASGRYPIKVAGLLLKLLENVEINAQNKGLSTGQLSIIHFCSHQASKPMRGGRKGRVAMKRAHVEVVVQEKVEQKKSRSKSTAKVEAKPVETKTVKSEPVEKVEVKSEKVEAKVAAEVKVEKTKTDTPVEKTAEEKIVTKSDSKEKEQTPKGETKE, encoded by the coding sequence ATGGCAAAATACAAATATGCATTTCAAGGATATAATGAAGAACTTATGGCTAGAGCTGTCGGTAGAGATATTTCTGCAAGTCATAAAGTTTCAATTGAAATATGTAATTTTTTAAGACATAAAAATTTACAAAAAGCAAAACAAATCCTTGCAAGAGTAATTGAAAAAAAACAAGCAGTGCCATATAAAAGATTTACCAATGGTCCTGGACACAAACCAGGAAAAATGGCGTCTGGAAGATATCCTATTAAAGTTGCAGGATTACTACTAAAATTACTTGAAAATGTAGAAATTAATGCACAAAATAAAGGCCTTAGTACTGGTCAATTAAGTATTATTCATTTTTGTTCCCATCAAGCAAGTAAACCTATGAGGGGCGGACGAAAAGGAAGAGTTGCTATGAAAAGAGCACATGTTGAAGTTGTTGTTCAAGAAAAAGTTGAACAAAAAAAATCACGATCTAAATCTACAGCAAAAGTTGAAGCAAAACCTGTTGAAACAAAAACTGTTAAATCTGAACCTGTAGAAAAAGTTGAAGTTAAATCAGAAAAAGTTGAAGCAAAGGTAGCTGCTGAAGTGAAAGTTGAAAAAACTAAAACTGACACGCCTGTTGAAAAAACAGCAGAAGAAAAAATTGTTACTAAATCAGATTCAAAAGAAAAAGAACAAACTCCAAAGGGGGAAACTAAAGAATGA
- a CDS encoding 50S ribosomal protein L2 produces the protein MGKRLIQQARGKGGPRYRAPSFRYVGEARLPISHSDTIQGVIQDIVHCQGHSAPLLHVRMEDGREYVMIAAEGMKVGDIITAGQNAEPVTGNVIFLKDVPEGTSVFLIESVPGDGGKFIKASGTSGKIITKQSKEVIVQLPSKKRKSFHPKCRACIGVVGGGGRLEKPILKAGTKYYMMKARNKLWPKVSGSAQNAVDHPYGNKRTSRKSKAKPVSRNAPPGRKVGMVAARRTGRKKGKD, from the coding sequence ATGGGAAAAAGACTTATTCAACAAGCAAGAGGAAAAGGCGGACCAAGATACCGTGCACCTAGCTTTAGATATGTTGGTGAAGCAAGACTTCCTATTTCACACTCAGACACAATTCAAGGAGTAATTCAAGATATCGTACACTGTCAAGGACATAGTGCGCCATTATTGCATGTAAGAATGGAAGATGGACGAGAATATGTTATGATTGCTGCGGAAGGAATGAAAGTTGGAGATATTATAACTGCAGGTCAAAATGCTGAACCCGTAACTGGAAATGTGATTTTTTTAAAAGATGTTCCTGAAGGAACAAGTGTATTTTTAATTGAATCAGTTCCTGGAGATGGTGGAAAATTTATCAAAGCATCTGGAACCTCTGGAAAAATTATTACAAAACAATCAAAAGAAGTAATTGTACAATTACCGTCTAAAAAAAGAAAATCATTCCATCCAAAATGTAGAGCTTGTATTGGAGTTGTAGGTGGCGGTGGAAGACTAGAAAAACCAATCCTTAAAGCTGGAACTAAATATTATATGATGAAAGCTAGGAATAAACTCTGGCCAAAAGTAAGTGGATCTGCACAAAATGCAGTAGACCACCCATATGGTAACAAGAGAACATCACGTAAATCCAAAGCAAAACCAGTTAGTAGAAATGCACCTCCTGGACGAAAAGTAGGAATGGTTGCTGCAAGAAGAACTGGACGTAAAAAAGGAAAAGATTAA
- a CDS encoding 30S ribosomal protein S8 — protein MSMNDPLAAALSKLRNAEKVSKRECLMKPVSKVVQKVLDILNEKGYVGKYEIKDDGKGGYILLNLLNAINKCGVVKPRFAVTLDDYEKFEKRFLPAKDFGILIISTSQGMMTHYEAKEKKIGGKLIAYCY, from the coding sequence ATGTCAATGAACGATCCACTCGCGGCTGCATTATCCAAATTAAGAAATGCAGAAAAAGTATCCAAACGAGAATGTTTGATGAAACCAGTATCTAAAGTAGTTCAAAAAGTACTAGACATATTAAATGAAAAAGGATATGTTGGTAAGTACGAAATTAAAGATGATGGTAAAGGTGGATATATCCTATTAAATTTGTTAAATGCAATCAATAAATGTGGAGTAGTAAAACCAAGATTTGCAGTTACTTTAGATGATTACGAAAAATTTGAAAAAAGATTTTTACCTGCAAAAGATTTTGGAATTTTAATCATTTCAACATCACAAGGAATGATGACTCACTATGAAGCAAAAGAAAAAAAGATAGGCGGTAAATTAATCGCATATTGTTATTAA
- a CDS encoding 30S ribosomal protein S3 yields MIERSIVADNLKEFQIQEYITSQLKNLGQSHIKLKKTPLGEKIIIYASRPGLIVGRKGQNIKKLTIDLKEKFHLENPQIEINEVETPNLDAQIVAERIASNLERFGTNRFKGIGHKVMSDVMSSGALGVELLLSGKIPSSRARRWRFYQGYLKKSGDIALTGVDTSYAVAGLKTGIVGIQVRIMPPTTMVPDNITVLDEPIEIVEEIIPEKKEKPKPKSKPRAKPKKTVAKKVAKPVEAKVEKAEVKVEEKVEVKAEVKAEVKAEVKVEEKVEEKVEKTEDKTETKVEEKVEKTDATDNKKE; encoded by the coding sequence ATGATTGAACGATCAATTGTCGCGGATAATTTGAAAGAATTCCAAATTCAAGAATACATTACTAGTCAGCTTAAGAATTTAGGACAAAGTCACATTAAATTAAAGAAAACACCTCTTGGTGAAAAAATTATAATTTACGCATCACGACCAGGACTTATAGTCGGTAGAAAAGGTCAAAATATTAAAAAATTAACAATCGATTTAAAAGAAAAATTTCATTTAGAAAATCCTCAAATTGAAATCAATGAGGTAGAAACACCAAATTTAGATGCACAAATTGTTGCTGAAAGAATTGCTAGTAATTTAGAACGATTTGGAACCAACCGATTTAAAGGAATTGGTCATAAAGTTATGTCTGATGTTATGTCTTCAGGCGCACTTGGTGTAGAATTATTATTATCTGGAAAAATTCCAAGTTCAAGAGCGAGAAGATGGAGATTTTACCAAGGATACTTAAAAAAATCAGGAGATATAGCTTTAACTGGAGTAGATACTAGTTATGCTGTTGCAGGACTTAAAACTGGAATTGTTGGAATTCAAGTAAGAATTATGCCTCCTACTACAATGGTTCCTGACAATATTACTGTTTTAGATGAACCAATTGAAATTGTAGAAGAAATTATTCCTGAGAAAAAAGAAAAACCAAAACCTAAATCCAAACCTCGAGCTAAACCAAAAAAAACTGTAGCTAAAAAGGTAGCAAAACCTGTAGAAGCAAAAGTTGAAAAAGCTGAAGTAAAAGTTGAAGAAAAAGTTGAAGTAAAAGCTGAAGTAAAAGCTGAAGTAAAAGCTGAAGTAAAAGTTGAAGAAAAAGTTGAAGAAAAAGTTGAAAAGACTGAAGACAAGACTGAAACTAAAGTTGAAGAAAAAGTAGAAAAAACTGACGCTACTGATAATAAAAAAGAATAA
- a CDS encoding 50S ribosomal protein L14 has protein sequence MKAVNAKVSRALTQGSVLTTCDNSGAKVIKIVSVKKRQTTTKKRMPTVGVGDIFFASVKKGKPEMRKQVVLAVLVRQRKEYRRPDGTRVKFEDNSAVILKDDKGNPKGTLLKGPIAKEVAGRWPGISKIASIIL, from the coding sequence ATGAAAGCAGTTAATGCAAAAGTATCAAGAGCGCTTACACAAGGGTCAGTATTAACCACTTGTGATAATAGCGGTGCAAAAGTGATTAAGATAGTCTCAGTTAAAAAACGTCAAACAACAACAAAAAAAAGAATGCCGACTGTAGGAGTGGGAGATATATTTTTTGCAAGTGTTAAAAAAGGAAAACCTGAGATGAGAAAACAAGTTGTATTAGCAGTACTTGTTCGTCAAAGAAAAGAATATAGACGACCTGACGGAACACGAGTTAAATTCGAAGATAATTCAGCAGTTATATTAAAAGATGATAAGGGAAATCCAAAAGGAACATTATTAAAAGGCCCAATTGCAAAAGAAGTGGCTGGACGATGGCCTGGGATTTCAAAAATTGCAAGCATCATATTATAA
- a CDS encoding 30S ribosomal protein S19 produces MAKKEFTYRGKSPADLQALSLKELAEIMPAGIRRRLSRGFTESQRVFLQKLHSGEKSIKTHCRDMPILPEMFNQTIGIHNGKQFVEIIIQPEMIGHYLGEFALTRKNVGHSSPGVGASKSSANVGRK; encoded by the coding sequence ATGGCTAAAAAAGAATTTACATATCGGGGAAAATCACCAGCTGACTTACAAGCATTAAGTCTGAAAGAACTTGCAGAAATAATGCCTGCAGGAATTCGAAGAAGACTTAGTAGAGGATTTACTGAATCGCAAAGAGTTTTTCTTCAAAAATTACACTCAGGTGAAAAAAGTATTAAAACCCACTGTAGAGATATGCCAATTTTACCCGAAATGTTTAATCAAACAATCGGGATTCATAATGGAAAACAATTTGTGGAAATTATTATTCAACCAGAAATGATTGGACATTATTTAGGCGAATTTGCACTAACACGGAAAAACGTAGGACACAGTTCTCCAGGAGTTGGGGCATCAAAAAGCTCAGCAAATGTAGGACGAAAATAA
- a CDS encoding 50S ribosomal protein L24: MKKAFSTNWISSKQPRKQRKYRYNAPLHLKKKFLGVHFSKELKTKHNTRSLPVVKGDKVKVIRGQFKGKENKVERIDVMKGKVFITGIERSKKDGSKSLYPFQPSNLLITELNLRDVKRKEKLEMKSAGSSVKLQSKETQAKKELKQDAKVDTSKDVKIDAKPEVKTIPEKKETTKEEVKSAEKKTKE, from the coding sequence ATGAAAAAAGCATTTTCAACAAACTGGATTTCAAGTAAACAACCAAGAAAACAGAGAAAGTATAGATATAATGCGCCTCTACATCTTAAGAAAAAGTTTTTAGGAGTTCATTTTTCAAAAGAGCTTAAAACAAAACATAATACTCGAAGTCTTCCTGTAGTAAAAGGTGATAAAGTTAAAGTAATTCGAGGACAATTCAAAGGCAAAGAAAATAAAGTTGAACGAATTGATGTTATGAAAGGAAAAGTTTTCATAACTGGAATTGAAAGATCAAAAAAAGATGGATCTAAATCATTATATCCCTTTCAACCATCAAATTTACTTATTACTGAATTAAACTTAAGAGATGTTAAAAGAAAAGAAAAACTGGAAATGAAATCAGCTGGTTCATCTGTTAAATTACAATCAAAAGAAACTCAAGCAAAAAAAGAATTAAAACAAGACGCTAAAGTAGACACTAGCAAAGATGTTAAAATCGACGCTAAACCTGAAGTGAAAACAATTCCTGAAAAAAAGGAAACTACTAAAGAAGAAGTTAAATCTGCTGAGAAAAAAACTAAGGAATAA
- a CDS encoding 30S ribosomal protein S4e: protein MVKNHLKSISAPKTWRIERKKTKFITRPKPGAHKLEYGISLSLLMREMIKVAKTSKEVKYILNHKDVIVDGKKRVDPRVPVGLMDVVYFPSLNLAYRMSLDEKGKLAAVKVDEKEANIKICRILNKRWVNVSTKDKKRATKMQFCLSDGRNLLLEKDNSEYKTGDSFLLRTPSQDIAEHLKFEKGVPVFLIGGRHAGQVGLIEEIMEKKILFKSKTNQIYETSKEYAVVIGKKQPLVTLIQK, encoded by the coding sequence ATGGTAAAAAATCATCTCAAAAGCATATCTGCACCAAAAACTTGGAGAATCGAGCGTAAAAAAACTAAATTTATTACTCGACCAAAACCTGGAGCACATAAATTAGAATATGGAATTTCATTATCTTTATTGATGCGTGAAATGATTAAAGTAGCAAAAACATCAAAAGAAGTTAAATACATTTTAAATCATAAAGACGTTATTGTCGACGGTAAAAAAAGAGTAGATCCAAGAGTTCCAGTAGGACTAATGGATGTAGTTTATTTCCCTTCATTAAACTTAGCATATCGAATGAGTCTTGATGAAAAAGGAAAACTCGCGGCAGTAAAAGTTGATGAAAAAGAAGCAAATATTAAAATTTGTAGAATCTTAAATAAAAGATGGGTTAATGTTTCAACTAAAGACAAAAAAAGAGCAACTAAAATGCAATTTTGTTTAAGTGATGGGCGAAATTTATTATTAGAAAAAGATAATTCCGAATACAAAACAGGAGATTCATTTTTATTAAGAACACCATCTCAAGATATTGCAGAACATTTAAAATTTGAAAAAGGAGTTCCAGTATTTTTAATTGGTGGACGACATGCAGGACAAGTTGGACTAATTGAAGAAATAATGGAAAAGAAAATTTTATTCAAATCTAAAACTAATCAAATTTATGAAACATCAAAAGAATACGCAGTTGTTATAGGAAAAAAACAACCATTAGTAACTTTAATCCAAAAATAA
- the rpmC gene encoding 50S ribosomal protein L29 produces the protein MKINEIQGMTGKQIQEKLNELRKELIKLNAQAATGSTPQKPSLLRTTKKTIAKLLKVQSQQSKEEMK, from the coding sequence ATGAAAATAAACGAAATACAAGGGATGACTGGAAAACAGATCCAAGAGAAACTTAATGAATTAAGAAAGGAATTAATTAAGTTGAATGCTCAAGCAGCAACTGGTTCAACTCCACAAAAACCAAGTTTATTGAGAACAACTAAAAAAACAATTGCTAAATTACTTAAAGTTCAATCACAACAATCAAAGGAGGAAATGAAATAA
- a CDS encoding translation initiation factor translates to MMSEICSTCGLPKELCVCESIAKESQLIEVTTIKKKFGKQYTVISGIDQKEIDMGNLVKKLKAKFACGGTIKAHKIELQGNHKQNVRSALISLGFSPETIIVK, encoded by the coding sequence ATAATGAGTGAAATTTGCTCAACATGCGGTTTACCGAAAGAGTTGTGTGTTTGTGAATCTATCGCAAAAGAATCACAATTAATCGAAGTTACAACAATCAAAAAAAAATTTGGTAAACAATATACAGTTATTTCAGGAATTGACCAAAAAGAAATTGACATGGGTAATCTTGTAAAAAAACTCAAAGCAAAATTCGCTTGCGGGGGAACAATTAAAGCCCACAAAATTGAGTTACAAGGAAATCATAAACAAAATGTCAGAAGCGCATTAATCTCGCTTGGTTTTTCACCTGAAACAATAATTGTCAAATAA